The Pirellulales bacterium region ACTCCGGTTTCGGCGATCATCCGCAGGCAGTCGTGCGGCGTGAACAGGTCGCCGCTGCCGAGCACGGTCCGCGCGCCGGCGTGGCGTTTGACTTCGGCCAGAAACTCCCAGCGGCTGGGTCCGACGTAGCGTTGCTCGACCGTGCGGCCGTGAACGGTGATCGCGGCCACGCCCCGCTTGAAGGCGCCGTCGAAAATCGCGAAAAAGTTGTCGCGGCTCCGCGGACTGTCGTCGAGGCCGCGGCGCATCTTGACGGTCACGGGCTTTGCGGGCGGCACGGCGTCGCGCACGCGGGAAACAATCTCCAGCGCCGTCGCCGGTTGGCTGAGCAGAAATCCGCCCCGGCAGCGGCCCAGCACCTTTTTTACCGGGCAGCCGAAATTGATGTCGATCGCGTCGAAGCCGGCGGCGGCCAGTTCTGCTGCCGCCGGGCCGAATTGGCGGGGGTCGCTGCCCATCAGTTGCCCGCCGACGGGATGCTCTTCGTCGGCCAGGCTGGCCCATTTGCGGCGTGCTTTCTTGCCGCCTTCGAGCACCAGCCGGTCGAGCACCACCTCGCACAGCGCGTAACTGGCGCCCAGCCGCCGCGCGATGACGCGCATGGCCAAGTCGCTGTAGCCGGAAAGAGCGGCCTGAACCACGGGAAAGCCGACGTTCACGTCACCAATCGAAAGCGGGCGAAGTTCGCTCATCCGTTCGATTCTGCACGGCGCATGGGCTGCGGGTCAACCGCTGTTCAAGTCGAACAACCGCTGATACTCTTGCTGGGCGTAGCGGTCGGTCATTCCGGCAAGATAGTCGGCCACGCTACGGCGCAGGCCAACCCGCTCGATGCGGGAATGGAAGCGCGGCGGCAGCAGGTCGGGTCGGCTGATGTAGCCGGCGAACATCTCCCGCAGCATCGACTGCGCCTGGTCGCGAAACCGCAGCACCTGCGGATGACAGTAGACTCGCTGAAATAAGAACGCCTCGACCTCCCGCTTCAAGGCGGCCAGCTCGGGGCCGACTTCGACGAGCGTTTCGGTAAAACCGCGCACGTCGTCGACCGAGCCGATCGACGCGGCGCGCAGCCGCTCGTTGGTGCGGGCGATCAGCTCGCTCACCTGCCAGTCGATCAGCTCGTGCAACACGGCCCGCGTCAGCCGCTCGCCGTCGAGCGGGCCGTAGCGAGGGCGGACCCGGCGCTCGGCCTCGGCCCACAGCGGCAGCCGCAACAACTCGCCCGGCTCCAACAGCCCCAGGTGCATCGCGTCGTCGGCGTCGTGCGTGTCGTAGGCCACGCTGTCGGCCGCCTCCACCACCTGCACCTCCAGCAAAGGACGCTCGGCCGCCGGCCGCCGTTTGTCGATCCGCGTGGCCTGGCCTTCCAGCACCTCGCGCGAAAGATTCAGGCCCGTAAAGTCGGGGTAGCGCTGCTCCAACTCCTCGACGATCACCAGCCCCTGGCGGTTGTGCGAAAAGCCGCCCTCGTCGGCCAGCAGCGCGTCGAGCGTGTGTTCGCCGGCATGGCCAAAGGGCGGGTGGCCCAAGTCGTGGGCCAAGGCCAGCGCCTCGACCAGGTCTTCGTTCAGCCGCAGCGCGCGGCCCACGGTCCGGGCGACCGAGGCCACTTCCAGCGTGTGCGTCAGCCGCGTGCGATGGTAGTCGCCCATCTCGCCCGTGAAGACCTGCATCTTGGCGCTCAGCCGGCGATACGCCGAACTGTGAACGATGCGGTCGCGATCGCGCTGGAAGGGACCGCGATAGGGGTGCGGCGGCTCCGCGTATTTTCGGCCGGCCGACGCGACGCTGTGCATGGCGTAAGGCGCCAAGAGAAGTCGTTCGCGCTCGACGATCGCCGGCTCCAATGCGCCGCCTGCGGCGGAGGCAAAAGCCGTCATGGACCATTTTCCTTGCCAGTTGCCGACAACGCCTCGGTCAGCAGCGACCAAAGCTCGTCGAGGGATTGCGGGATGACGTCGACGCCGGCCAGCACGGGCATGAAGTTCGTGTCGCCCAGCCAGCGCGGCACGATGTGCCAGTGCAGGTGCCCCGGCACGCCCGCACCGGCCACTTTGCCCAGGTTCAAGCCGATGTTGAAGCCATCGGGGTTCATCAAGCGCGTGACGAGCGTGACCATGTTGCTGATGGTCTCGATCGCTTCCAGGTTGGTCTGCGTGGGCAACTCGTCGAGCCGGCCGAGATGCCGCTGGCAGGCCACCAGCAGGTGGCCGTTGTTATAAGGATAGCGGTTAAGGATGACGACCGTCTCGCGGCCGCGCGAGACGACCAGGTTTTCGCGATCGTGCGTGTCGGCCGCCGCCCGGCAGATGAAGCAATTGGGATCGGCGCCCGGCAACAGGTCGAGCGTCTGCGCCGGCCGCGGGGGCGTGCGCTCGCCTTTGACGTAGCCCAGTCGCCAGGGCGCCCAAAGCTGGTCACGGGTCACAAGGGTCTCCGTGTGGTCATTGTGTCGTGATGAGGGATGAGGGATGAGTCGTAGGGTGGGACCAGCGAGCTTGCGAGCGCCGGCCCACCGTAATCGACGTCGCGCCGATGGTGGGCCGGCGCTCGCAAGCTCGCTGGTCCCACCCTACGTTCGTTGCCAAGCTCAGGAGCAAAACCTTCGAAACAATCTCTCATCTCTCATCTCTCAGATGTTTGCGCAAAAACTCAAACGTCCTCTTGCCATTGATCGTATGCCCGCCGTTGAAGACCTCCATCTCCGTGCGATCGCCCAGGCCAAGCCGATCGTAGGTCCGGCGGACCTTGGCGTATTCGTGCGCCACCCATTCGTCGGGCGCCACGCCGTCGGCATGGCCGCGCTCCACCATGAAGGGCCGAGGCACCATCAGGTTCACCAACTCGGCGTAGCTGAAGGTGTTGCCCATGTCGAAGTAGGGCATCTCCCACTCGATCGTGAACATGAAGCTATACGGACTGTGCGTCGATGCCACCTTGCGCGTCCAGTCGTTGAAATCGGCGGAGCAGATCGAGAGGCAATACCGCTCCAACAGCGGTGGCACCCGCACGGCGGTCTCGCCGCCGTAGCTCAGGCCGTAAAAGGCGATCCGCTTGGCATCGACATACGGCCACGTCTCCAGCCAGTTCAGAATCTGCTCGTGCTGGGCGAGAATGAACGAGAAGAGCGACGCCTTCACGCCGTTGGCCTTGCGGCTCAGCCGGCGATAGCGGTCTTCGCCCCGATAGGGATTGTGCGGCGCGAAGACGATGAAGCCCTCGTCAGCCAGCCGCGCCGCGAAGTCGTGATACCCGCGCTGGTCGCCCTCGATCACGTCCTTGGGCAAACCGTTCCGCCCATGTTGACAGACCACCACCGCCCGCTTCTCGCCCGGCTTCAAGTCGTTGGGCACCAGCAGCACGCCCCAGGCGAAAAGGTCGGGCAAGACGTCGAGCACCACTTCGTGGCCGGTCCATTTCGGACGCTCGTAGGTTTTGCGCGACCGCGGGTTCGCCGGCAGCAGCGGCCCGTCGAATTTGCCGAACAGCTCCCGCCAGGCGTAATCGCGAAGTGGCCGCGTGCCGGCCACGAACGTGTCGACCGAAGTGGCATCGAGCTTCGAAAAGCGTTCGCGGGCGAGGTGCGAGTCGTTGACCAGCGATTGGATGTGCTGTTCCAGGTCCTTCACCTGCCGCCGCTGCCGCTCGTGTGGATCAAAGGAGTGGCGGGCGTCGGCCAGCGGCTTCGACCGATCGGGCACGCGCAATGGAATGCCCAGGTCGTCGCAAAAGCCATCGAGCGCCGTCGGTCCGGCGTTGGTGCCATTCACCAACCGCCGCTTCTGCAAGCTGTCGGGCACCAACTCTTCGAGCCGCTTGAACTCCGCGGCAACTTCCTGCCATTTGGGTGTATCCAGGCGACCGTGGATGCCGTCCAGCGGAATGCCGTTGGCCTGAGCGGGCGTCGTGGTTTGCCGATCGACGAGATCCGGTCCACGGCGGTGTTCGATGGTCAACTTGCGGGGCGCGATGAGGCTGGCGATCTCGGCGTCGCCAAACTCGTGCAACAACGCCCAGACATTTCGATAGAGCGGCTCTTCGGCCACGCGCTGCCGGCTTCGGAAATAGCCGCTCACCAATGTCGACTCGATTCGCTGCTCGATGGCCGCCGCATAAAAGGCGACCAGTCCGCCCTCACCGTAACCGGTGACGGCGATCGGCGGACGGGGCAATTGCTGGGCGAGGCGCTTTTCGA contains the following coding sequences:
- a CDS encoding tRNA-dihydrouridine synthase, whose translation is MSELRPLSIGDVNVGFPVVQAALSGYSDLAMRVIARRLGASYALCEVVLDRLVLEGGKKARRKWASLADEEHPVGGQLMGSDPRQFGPAAAELAAAGFDAIDINFGCPVKKVLGRCRGGFLLSQPATALEIVSRVRDAVPPAKPVTVKMRRGLDDSPRSRDNFFAIFDGAFKRGVAAITVHGRTVEQRYVGPSRWEFLAEVKRHAGARTVLGSGDLFTPHDCLRMIAETGVDGVTVARGAIGNPWIFSQIRALAAGMPLPDPPRLHQQREVIREHYRLATEVYGPQVAGRQMRKFGIKYSRLHPQPDEVRGAFVSVSEPADWHSVLDRWYADDLPGRYPTPEQLREESECTVKVVK
- a CDS encoding deoxyguanosinetriphosphate triphosphohydrolase, producing the protein MTAFASAAGGALEPAIVERERLLLAPYAMHSVASAGRKYAEPPHPYRGPFQRDRDRIVHSSAYRRLSAKMQVFTGEMGDYHRTRLTHTLEVASVARTVGRALRLNEDLVEALALAHDLGHPPFGHAGEHTLDALLADEGGFSHNRQGLVIVEELEQRYPDFTGLNLSREVLEGQATRIDKRRPAAERPLLEVQVVEAADSVAYDTHDADDAMHLGLLEPGELLRLPLWAEAERRVRPRYGPLDGERLTRAVLHELIDWQVSELIARTNERLRAASIGSVDDVRGFTETLVEVGPELAALKREVEAFLFQRVYCHPQVLRFRDQAQSMLREMFAGYISRPDLLPPRFHSRIERVGLRRSVADYLAGMTDRYAQQEYQRLFDLNSG
- a CDS encoding HIT domain-containing protein, producing the protein MTRDQLWAPWRLGYVKGERTPPRPAQTLDLLPGADPNCFICRAAADTHDRENLVVSRGRETVVILNRYPYNNGHLLVACQRHLGRLDELPTQTNLEAIETISNMVTLVTRLMNPDGFNIGLNLGKVAGAGVPGHLHWHIVPRWLGDTNFMPVLAGVDVIPQSLDELWSLLTEALSATGKENGP
- a CDS encoding dienelactone hydrolase family protein, whose protein sequence is MLALSLASAATADENDRLPGTQPLTWQGDLSARMLDGAHRLIDRKIEESIALRSQYWQRDTSSAEAYAKSVGPNRQRFARQIGVVDSRLPASMERFGNDDCPALVAETAGYRIFQVRWPVLEGVWGEGLLLEPEKPPAACVVVLGDADQTPEQLTGLQSGVEPKLQTARILAESGCLVVVPTLVNRDDRFTGNPISGRPNPGYSHREWIYRQAYHLGRHIIGYEVQKVLAAIDWFEKRLAQQLPRPPIAVTGYGEGGLVAFYAAAIEQRIESTLVSGYFRSRQRVAEEPLYRNVWALLHEFGDAEIASLIAPRKLTIEHRRGPDLVDRQTTTPAQANGIPLDGIHGRLDTPKWQEVAAEFKRLEELVPDSLQKRRLVNGTNAGPTALDGFCDDLGIPLRVPDRSKPLADARHSFDPHERQRRQVKDLEQHIQSLVNDSHLARERFSKLDATSVDTFVAGTRPLRDYAWRELFGKFDGPLLPANPRSRKTYERPKWTGHEVVLDVLPDLFAWGVLLVPNDLKPGEKRAVVVCQHGRNGLPKDVIEGDQRGYHDFAARLADEGFIVFAPHNPYRGEDRYRRLSRKANGVKASLFSFILAQHEQILNWLETWPYVDAKRIAFYGLSYGGETAVRVPPLLERYCLSICSADFNDWTRKVASTHSPYSFMFTIEWEMPYFDMGNTFSYAELVNLMVPRPFMVERGHADGVAPDEWVAHEYAKVRRTYDRLGLGDRTEMEVFNGGHTINGKRTFEFLRKHLRDER